A single window of Candidatus Hydrogenedentota bacterium DNA harbors:
- a CDS encoding nuclear transport factor 2 family protein codes for MTGKRCLMLGTVLALLVTLGCAMAGSGKSDLELIQAKMAECVAAANSQNIDAVFSHFAEDFYCPQLGDKVDFRDFVDNAKDAGFLDGLKISTDDAVITIDGDTATVTPVDIQGSFGGGEGDFVAKKVNGIWMITEMDISGI; via the coding sequence ATGACAGGTAAAAGGTGCTTGATGCTGGGGACGGTGCTTGCGTTGCTGGTGACGCTGGGATGCGCGATGGCTGGGTCGGGAAAATCGGACCTGGAGCTGATTCAGGCGAAGATGGCGGAGTGTGTCGCAGCGGCGAACTCGCAGAACATTGACGCGGTGTTCTCGCATTTTGCCGAGGATTTTTATTGTCCGCAGTTGGGCGACAAGGTGGATTTCCGGGACTTTGTGGACAATGCAAAAGACGCCGGCTTCCTGGACGGGCTGAAGATCAGCACGGATGACGCCGTGATTACGATTGACGGCGACACGGCGACGGTGACGCCTGTGGACATTCAGGGCAGTTTCGGCGGCGGCGAGGGCGATTTTGTCGCCAAGAAGGTTAACGGGATCTGGATGATCACGGAGATGGACATCTCCGGGATATAG